GAACGCTTGGACAGCGAGTGCACGGCGAGCACCCCGGCATAGCTGCCGCCGCTGACCTGCGGGGACAGCACCGAGACCGGCTCGGCCGACCAGCCGAGCGGCAGGTAGCACTCGTCGCTGGCGACCACCGCGCCCCGCTCCCGGGCCCAGTCGACCACCTTCTTCAGGTGCGCCGCGGGCAGCACCCGGCCGGTCGGGTTGCCGGGCGAGTTGACCCAGACCAACCGGACCCGCGAGGTCGGCCCGACCGAGGTGAGCGAGTCGGTACGGACAACGGTGGCGCCGGCCAGCCGGGCGCCGTCCTCGTAGGTCGGGTACGCGATCGACGGCACCACCACCACGTCACCCGGGCCAATGCCGAGCAGGGTGGGCAGCCAGGCGACCAACTCCTTCGAGCCGATGGTCGGCAGCACGCCGAGACCGTCGACCCCGGCGCCACAGGCCCGGGACACCCACGCCGCGATCGCGGCCCGCAACGCCGGGGTGCCGGCGGTCAGCGGGTAACCGGGAGCATCGGACGCGTCAGCCAACGCCCGGCGGATCACCTCGGGCACCGGATCGACCGGCGTACCCATGGAGAGGTTGATCAGGCCCTCCGGATGCGCCGCGGCCAGGGTGGCCGCGGCGTCCAGGGTGTCCCAGGTGAACTCGGGCAGCCGCGACGAGACCGGCGCGGGCCGGTTCAGTGGCCCTCGCCGCGCGGCGGCTGCGCGGCGACGAAGGTGGCGTCCTTCTCCACCTTGCCGATCTTCGAGGCGCCACCGGGCGAGCCCAGCTCCTCGAAGAACTCGTAGTTGGCGCCCGTGTAGTCCTTCCACTGCTCCGGGACGTCATCCTCGTAGAAGATCGCCTCCACCGGACAGACGGGCTCACAGGCACCACAGTCGACGCACTCGTCGGGGTGGATGTAGAGCATCCGATTGCCCTCGTAAATGCAGTCGACCGGGCACTCCTCGATACATGCCTTGTCGAGCACATCCACGCACGGCTCGGCGATGATGTAGGTCACCGGTCTTCTCCTCCGCAAGACACGCCGCGATCTCCCGCGACGGTAAGAGCCTAGTATCTCGCCGGGGAGGGGGTCGATCGTGCTCCGACAGCAGGATGTGGGACACCGGATCGTGGTCCGCCGGATTGTGGGGATTCGCGAAGGCCGGCCGCTCTTCTCCGACGCCCTCGGCGAGTTGGTCGAGCTGAGCGAGACTCATCTCACGCTGGCCACCGCGCAGGGCCAGCTGCGGGTCCCGGTGGCGCAGGTCCACCGAGCCAAGCGGGTGCCGCCGACCCGTCGGCCGACCGCCGCGGCGGTGGTGGCGCTGGAACGGGCCGCCGACGAGGCCTGGCCGGCACCGACGCGGGGCCGGCTCGGTGACTGGTTGCTCCGGTCGGCTGACGGCTGGACCGGGCGGGCCAACTCGGCGCTGCCGATCGGCGACCCGGACCGACCGCTGCCCGCCGCTGTGGACGCGGTCGAGCGCTGGTACGCCGAGCAGGGCCAGCCTCCGATGATCAACACGCCGCTGCCACTCGCCGCGCCGGTCGGCGCCGAGCTGGACGCCCGCGGCTGGGGCGTCCGACCGCCGACCCTGGTGCAGACCAGGCCGCTCCCCGTGGCCGAACCGGCCGGCGCGGCGGGCGGGCACACCGGCGCTGCCGCCGACCAGGCCGGTGCCGCCGCTGGCACGGCCGCCGAGCAGGCCGATGCCGCAGGCGGGGAGGCGAGGGCGGCCGCCGACGAACCCGGTACCGCTACCGGGAAGGACGGCAGGGCCGGTGCCGTCGGCCGGCAGGCCGGCGAGTGGGGCAGTGCGGTCGTTGAGCTGGCCACCGCGCCGAGCGAGGAGTGGCTGGCCATCGCCGCCGGCCGCAAGGGCGGCCTGCCGGAGGCCGCCCGGCACGTGCTCACCGCCGTGGACCAGGTCCGCTTCGCCCACGTGTACGCCGACGGCACGCTGGTGGCAGTCGGCCGAGGCACGGTGACCGGCCAAGGGCGCTGGTTGGGCCTCAGCCTGATCGAGGTGCTGCCGGTGGTCCGCCGGCAGGGGCTGGGCCGCAGGGTGATCCACGAGCTGGCCGCCTGGGGCGTGTCCAGCGGCGCCACGCACGCGTTCCTCCAGGTCGAGCAGCGCAACATGGCGGCGGTCGCGCTCTACCAGCGGCTCGGCTTCACCACCCACCACACCTACCTGACGCGGGTCGCTCCGCACTGACCCTGAGCGCCCTTGATCGACTCGCCTTTCACGATGTCGCGGTATCCGAAGGCCCGGGACACCCCGACATCAACGAACCCGAGTTGATCAAGCCGCACGGCCCAGCGGCGTACGCCCAGCGGCCCACGCCCAGCCAGCCCGGCGGCGGGTCAGCGGCGGACGACTCGGCGCGGTTTGGCGGCATTGACCTCGGCGTACTGCTTGAGTTGCCGGGAGCGATAGTCACGCCCGAGCGCGGTGAGCACCAGGTAGCCGATCAGTAGGCCGGCGCCGGCGGCGAGCAGGTAGAGCCAGATCTGGGCAAGGAACGTCGCCGCACCGCCAGCGAACGGGTTGTGACCGACCAGCAGAGGCCCGACCAGTACGGTCAGCGCCATCGCCACCGGCACCACGAGGGCCATGTCGGCCGCCCAGCCCGCCAGCGTTCGTTGACCACCCCAGCGGAAGGCGACCACGGCCAGGATCAGCCCGATCACCACGAACATCGCCAACGAAACCCGGTCGGCGACGGTGTCGTCACCGTCGTAGCCGAACCGGATGATCAGCCGGGCGACCACGTTGACCGCGAACAGTGCTGCTACGAGCACTCCGACGTCGCGCCACCGTCTGTCCATCGCAGGACCTCCTGCCGTTCGCCCCGTCGCGGGGCCCGTATCCCTGGCAGGAATATCTACCACCCTTACCTGGGTGCCGTCATCAGCCGTGCAGAGCGAGCGGCGGGGCGAGGATCTGCCGGAAGCCCATCACGGCGAACGTCATCGCGCCGGCCACGATCATGGCCAGGCCGACCCAGTTGTCTCCGGCCAGCAGCAGGTCGCCCTCGTTGGTCCGGATGGCGGCCACGGCCATCAGCGCGAACCATGGCACCGCCGGCAGCGCCACCGCCCACCTGCGGCCGACCGCCTCGTACGCGAACCAGCTCAGCACGATGTTGGCGCCGATGGCGAGGAGTGCCGACACGCCGATCAGTTGCCCGCCGACGCGGACCGTGGCGAGCAGCAGTTCCAACACCCCGGTCAGCACTCCGGCGACCACCACGACGATCGCGCCGGCCAGCCGCAGGCCCAGGTCCAGTAGCCGCGGCGGCGGCCCCGCCGGGGGCGGGGTGTCCGGGGCGTCGACGACCGTCATCGGTACGGCGGGCAGGGTCACCGGAGACCGGCCGCCGCGACCGGGGACCGGTCCGGGGCGGTCTCCTCGGGCAGCCCGGCGAAGAGGTCGTCCTCCCAGCCGTACGGCCCGACGCCCGGGCCCTTCTCGCCGACCGCGAGGGTGAAGAATTCGACGCCCATGAACTCGCCGCCGAAGTTGCCGGCAATCGAGTAGAGCCAGGAGGTGGCCGGGATCTGGGTGCCGTGCGCCCGCATCGCGGCCTCCTTGGCCGTGTGCTGGTCGGTGCCGTCGATCCGGGCGGCGATCTGGGCGTCCGGGGTGCCGAAGGGCAGGTCGGCAATGTCCTTGATGCCGCCGAACGGGTTGTCGGAGGACTCGGCGAAGTGCGTCATGCCGGCCTCCAGCACGCTGAGCGGCATGGCCGTCCAGTAGACCTTGAGCGGGGCGCAGCCCTCGGCGGCGGCCAACTCGACCGCGCGC
The window above is part of the Micromonospora sp. LH3U1 genome. Proteins encoded here:
- the dapC gene encoding succinyldiaminopimelate transaminase, with protein sequence MNRPAPVSSRLPEFTWDTLDAAATLAAAHPEGLINLSMGTPVDPVPEVIRRALADASDAPGYPLTAGTPALRAAIAAWVSRACGAGVDGLGVLPTIGSKELVAWLPTLLGIGPGDVVVVPSIAYPTYEDGARLAGATVVRTDSLTSVGPTSRVRLVWVNSPGNPTGRVLPAAHLKKVVDWARERGAVVASDECYLPLGWSAEPVSVLSPQVSGGSYAGVLAVHSLSKRSNLAGYRAGFVAGDPALVAELLKVRKHAGMIVPAPVQAAMVAALEDERHAEEQRERYRARREVLTAAFTGAGFTVEHSEAGLYLWLTRGEDCWQTVDWLARRGILVAAGVFYGPTAGQYVRVALTESDEHVAAVAARLVYA
- the fdxA gene encoding ferredoxin — translated: MTYIIAEPCVDVLDKACIEECPVDCIYEGNRMLYIHPDECVDCGACEPVCPVEAIFYEDDVPEQWKDYTGANYEFFEELGSPGGASKIGKVEKDATFVAAQPPRGEGH
- a CDS encoding GNAT family N-acetyltransferase; the protein is MLRQQDVGHRIVVRRIVGIREGRPLFSDALGELVELSETHLTLATAQGQLRVPVAQVHRAKRVPPTRRPTAAAVVALERAADEAWPAPTRGRLGDWLLRSADGWTGRANSALPIGDPDRPLPAAVDAVERWYAEQGQPPMINTPLPLAAPVGAELDARGWGVRPPTLVQTRPLPVAEPAGAAGGHTGAAADQAGAAAGTAAEQADAAGGEARAAADEPGTATGKDGRAGAVGRQAGEWGSAVVELATAPSEEWLAIAAGRKGGLPEAARHVLTAVDQVRFAHVYADGTLVAVGRGTVTGQGRWLGLSLIEVLPVVRRQGLGRRVIHELAAWGVSSGATHAFLQVEQRNMAAVALYQRLGFTTHHTYLTRVAPH